A genome region from Crossiella equi includes the following:
- the rpsB gene encoding 30S ribosomal protein S2, whose product MAVVTMRQLLDSGVHFGHQTRRWNPKMKRYIFTERNGIYIIDLQQTLTYIDRAYEFVKETVAHGGTILFVGTKKQAQEAIASQALRVGMPFVNQRWLGGMLTNFSTVHKRLQRLKELEAMEQTGGFQGLTKKEILMLTREKDKLEKTLGGIRDMAKVPSAVWIVDTKKEHIAVGEARKLGIPVVAILDTNCDPDEVDFPIPGNDDAIRSAALLTKVVAEAAAAGLMARSGQGKAAEGEDKPAAAEEPLAEWEQELLVNASAGAPAEGEAAAQS is encoded by the coding sequence ATGGCCGTCGTCACCATGAGGCAGCTGCTCGACAGCGGCGTGCACTTCGGGCACCAGACTCGTCGCTGGAACCCGAAGATGAAGCGCTACATCTTCACCGAGCGCAACGGCATCTACATCATCGACCTGCAGCAGACGCTGACCTACATCGACCGTGCCTACGAGTTCGTCAAGGAGACGGTCGCCCACGGCGGCACGATCCTGTTCGTCGGCACCAAGAAGCAGGCGCAGGAGGCCATCGCCTCCCAGGCTCTGCGCGTCGGCATGCCCTTCGTCAACCAGCGCTGGCTGGGCGGCATGCTCACCAACTTCTCCACCGTGCACAAGCGTCTTCAGCGCCTCAAGGAGCTCGAGGCGATGGAGCAGACCGGTGGCTTCCAGGGTCTCACCAAGAAGGAGATCCTGATGCTCACCCGCGAGAAGGACAAGCTGGAGAAGACCCTCGGCGGCATCCGCGACATGGCCAAGGTGCCGAGCGCGGTGTGGATCGTGGACACCAAGAAGGAGCACATCGCCGTCGGCGAGGCCCGCAAGCTGGGCATCCCGGTCGTGGCGATCCTGGACACGAACTGCGACCCCGACGAGGTCGACTTCCCGATCCCGGGCAACGACGACGCCATCCGGTCCGCCGCGCTGCTGACCAAGGTCGTCGCCGAGGCCGCGGCCGCCGGCCTCATGGCCCGCTCCGGCCAGGGCAAGGCCGCCGAGGGTGAGGACAAGCCCGCCGCGGCCGAGGAGCCCCTCGCCGAGTGGGAGCAGGAGCTGCTGGTCAACGCCTCCGCGGGTGCGCCCGCCGAGGGCGAAGCCGCCGCCCAGTCCTGA
- the tsf gene encoding translation elongation factor Ts, with the protein MSNYTAADVKRLRELTAAGMMDCKKALEEANGDFDKAVEILRIKGAKDVGKRAERTTANGLVAVSGGVMVEVNCETDFVAKNDEFIALANNIAATAAEAKIADLAELKAAKLGDKTVEETVLALSAKIGEKLELRRVVSFDGTVAVYLHKRSADLPAAVGVLVEYTGDNADAARGAAMQIAAMKPRFVTRDEVPADTVANERRIAEETAREEGKPEAALPKIVEGRLNGFFKDSVLLEQSSVQDSKKSVKAVLDAEGVSVTRFARFEVGQA; encoded by the coding sequence ATGTCGAACTACACCGCGGCTGATGTGAAGCGGCTCCGCGAGCTCACCGCCGCCGGCATGATGGACTGCAAGAAGGCGCTCGAAGAGGCCAACGGCGACTTCGACAAGGCCGTCGAGATCCTGCGCATCAAGGGCGCCAAGGATGTCGGCAAGCGCGCCGAGCGCACCACCGCCAACGGCCTGGTCGCCGTCTCCGGTGGGGTCATGGTCGAGGTGAACTGCGAGACCGACTTCGTCGCCAAGAACGACGAGTTCATCGCCCTCGCCAACAACATCGCCGCCACCGCGGCCGAGGCCAAGATCGCCGACCTGGCCGAGCTGAAGGCCGCCAAGCTGGGCGACAAGACCGTCGAGGAGACCGTTCTCGCCCTCTCCGCCAAGATCGGCGAGAAGCTCGAGCTGCGCCGCGTCGTGTCCTTCGACGGCACCGTGGCCGTGTACCTGCACAAGCGTTCCGCCGACCTGCCCGCCGCCGTCGGCGTGCTGGTGGAGTACACCGGCGACAACGCGGACGCCGCCCGTGGCGCCGCGATGCAGATCGCCGCGATGAAGCCCCGCTTCGTCACCCGCGACGAGGTCCCGGCCGACACGGTCGCCAACGAGCGCCGCATCGCCGAGGAGACCGCCCGCGAGGAGGGCAAGCCCGAGGCCGCGCTGCCGAAGATCGTCGAGGGTCGCCTCAACGGCTTCTTCAAGGACAGCGTGCTGCTGGAGCAGTCCTCCGTGCAGGACAGCAAGAAGTCCGTGAAGGCCGTGCTGGACGCCGAGGGCGTCTCGGTCACCCGCTTCGCGCGCTTCGAGGTGGGCCAGGCCTGA
- the pyrH gene encoding UMP kinase: MTTDGAANTGYRRVLLKLGGEMFGGGEVGVDPDVVSTVARQIADVVATGAQIGVVIGGGNFFRGAELQQRGMDRSRADYMGMLGTVMNCLALQDFLERQHGIDTRVQTAITMAQVAEAYIPRRAMRHLEKGRVVIFGGGAGMPYFSTDTTAAQRALEIGCEVVLMAKAVDGVYTADPKLDPDAQRFEHITHSEVLRRGLKVADATAFSLCMDNNMPIIVFNLLVEGNIARAVRGEKIGTLVSTPAG; the protein is encoded by the coding sequence GTGACCACGGACGGTGCGGCGAACACCGGCTACCGCCGGGTGTTGCTCAAGCTCGGTGGCGAGATGTTCGGTGGCGGCGAGGTCGGTGTTGACCCCGATGTGGTGTCCACGGTCGCCCGGCAGATCGCCGATGTGGTCGCGACCGGCGCCCAGATCGGTGTGGTCATCGGCGGCGGCAACTTCTTCCGCGGCGCCGAGCTGCAGCAGCGCGGCATGGACCGCTCCCGGGCCGACTACATGGGCATGCTCGGCACGGTCATGAACTGCCTGGCCCTGCAGGACTTCCTCGAGCGCCAGCACGGCATCGACACGCGCGTGCAGACCGCCATCACCATGGCCCAGGTCGCCGAGGCGTACATCCCCCGCCGAGCCATGCGCCACCTCGAGAAGGGCCGCGTGGTCATCTTCGGTGGCGGTGCGGGCATGCCGTACTTCTCCACCGACACCACCGCCGCCCAGCGCGCGCTGGAGATCGGGTGCGAGGTCGTGCTCATGGCCAAGGCCGTGGACGGCGTCTACACCGCCGACCCCAAGCTCGACCCGGACGCCCAGCGCTTCGAGCACATCACGCACAGCGAGGTGCTGCGCCGGGGCCTGAAGGTCGCCGACGCCACCGCGTTCAGCCTGTGCATGGACAACAACATGCCGATCATCGTGTTCAACCTGCTGGTCGAGGGCAACATCGCGCGCGCCGTGCGTGGTGAGAAGATCGGGACGCTGGTCAGCACCCCAGCCGGTTGA
- the frr gene encoding ribosome recycling factor yields MIDETLLDAEEKMEKAVAVAKDDLAAVRTGRATPAMFNRIVVDYYGSPTPINQMASITVPEARMAVIKPYDNGQLNAMEKAIRDSDLGVNPTNDGMIIRVVFPQLSEERRREMVKVAKGKGEDAKVTIRNIRRKSKDELDRIEKDGEAGEDEVARAEKELQGLTDKYVGQVDVLVKHKETELLEV; encoded by the coding sequence GTGATCGACGAGACCCTCCTCGACGCCGAGGAGAAGATGGAAAAAGCGGTGGCTGTGGCCAAGGACGACCTTGCTGCGGTGCGAACCGGCCGGGCGACCCCGGCCATGTTCAACCGCATCGTCGTCGACTACTACGGTTCGCCCACGCCGATCAACCAGATGGCCTCGATCACCGTCCCCGAGGCGCGCATGGCCGTCATCAAGCCGTATGACAACGGCCAGCTCAACGCCATGGAGAAGGCGATCCGCGACTCCGACCTGGGCGTCAACCCCACCAACGACGGCATGATCATCCGCGTGGTGTTCCCCCAGCTCTCCGAAGAGCGCCGCCGCGAGATGGTGAAGGTCGCCAAGGGCAAGGGCGAGGACGCGAAGGTCACCATCCGCAACATCCGCCGCAAGTCCAAGGACGAGCTCGACCGCATCGAGAAGGACGGCGAGGCGGGCGAGGACGAGGTGGCTCGCGCGGAGAAGGAGCTCCAGGGGCTCACCGACAAGTACGTCGGCCAGGTCGACGTGCTGGTCAAGCACAAAGAGACCGAACTGCTTGAGGTTTGA
- a CDS encoding phosphatidate cytidylyltransferase has translation MSTGDREDAPGTSENVPGAASSASSGAGRQSKAGRNLGAAIFVGVLLGAAILVSLLTVRHLFVGIVALAVLASTWELADALKRGAGIDVARWPVLIGGQAMVWLAWPFERNGLLSAFVVTVLAVLVARFRGGINGYLRDVAASVFTAAYVPMFAAFAAMLVVPEDGAARVLCFLIGVVCSDTGGYAAGVFLGKHPMSPTISPKKSWEGFGGSMAAGVLSGALTVPLLLGGEWWQGVLLGIALVVTSTVGDLMESVIKRDLGIKDMGTLLPGHGGLMDRMDSLLPSAVVSWLLLRAFVPTP, from the coding sequence GTGTCGACCGGCGATCGTGAGGACGCGCCCGGAACGTCTGAGAACGTTCCGGGCGCTGCTTCGTCAGCTTCTTCCGGCGCCGGACGGCAGTCCAAGGCGGGCCGGAACCTGGGCGCGGCCATCTTCGTGGGCGTGCTGCTGGGCGCGGCCATCCTGGTCTCCCTGCTGACGGTGCGCCACCTGTTCGTGGGCATCGTCGCGCTCGCCGTGCTCGCCTCCACCTGGGAGCTCGCGGACGCGCTCAAGCGCGGCGCGGGCATCGACGTGGCGCGGTGGCCGGTGCTCATCGGTGGCCAGGCCATGGTGTGGCTGGCCTGGCCGTTCGAGCGCAACGGGCTGTTGTCCGCTTTCGTGGTCACCGTGCTGGCGGTGCTCGTCGCCCGGTTCCGGGGCGGTATCAACGGCTACCTGCGGGACGTGGCCGCCTCGGTGTTCACCGCGGCCTACGTGCCGATGTTCGCCGCGTTCGCGGCCATGCTCGTGGTCCCGGAGGACGGCGCCGCACGTGTGCTGTGCTTCCTGATCGGCGTGGTCTGCTCGGACACCGGCGGCTACGCGGCCGGGGTGTTCCTCGGCAAGCACCCGATGTCCCCCACGATCAGCCCCAAGAAGTCGTGGGAGGGCTTCGGCGGCTCGATGGCGGCCGGTGTCCTCTCCGGCGCGCTCACCGTGCCGCTGCTCCTGGGCGGCGAGTGGTGGCAGGGCGTGCTGCTCGGCATCGCGCTGGTCGTCACCTCGACCGTCGGCGACCTGATGGAGTCGGTGATCAAGCGGGACCTGGGCATCAAGGACATGGGCACGCTGCTGCCGGGGCACGGCGGCCTCATGGACCGCATGGACTCGCTGCTGCCCTCCGCCGTGGTCTCCTGGCTGCTGCTGCGCGCCTTCGTCCCGACCCCCTGA
- a CDS encoding VOC family protein, giving the protein MHHHAPFDPAGGTPCWVDVASADPAACRAFYSGLFGWEFGPEVAGHSQASLGGEPVATVYLARRNPGHFLGWTLYLEVSDAERAAKQIVELGGVVLSGPVRVPGRGRLVVAKDPTGGTIGFWETEHGWHCATGRPGTLTWAELNSRDGVRADGFFASLFDFRQDQVGDGHGFDYTTWFRNGEPILGRMRMGPEFPHEVPSHWSVYFGVDPGEGTDALALRAVRLGGKISYEPFDSPFGRLAILEDPTGGTFTVVDTSRRSESTSPVDDPYDD; this is encoded by the coding sequence ATGCACCACCACGCACCCTTCGACCCCGCGGGCGGCACGCCGTGCTGGGTCGACGTGGCCAGTGCGGACCCGGCGGCCTGCCGCGCGTTCTACTCGGGCCTGTTCGGCTGGGAGTTCGGGCCGGAGGTCGCGGGCCACAGTCAGGCAAGCCTGGGCGGCGAGCCGGTGGCGACGGTGTACCTGGCGCGCCGGAACCCGGGCCACTTCCTCGGCTGGACGCTGTACCTGGAGGTCAGCGACGCCGAGCGCGCGGCCAAGCAGATCGTCGAGCTGGGCGGTGTGGTGCTCAGCGGTCCGGTGCGGGTGCCCGGCCGGGGCCGGCTGGTGGTCGCCAAGGACCCGACCGGCGGCACGATCGGCTTCTGGGAGACCGAGCACGGCTGGCACTGCGCGACCGGCCGGCCGGGCACGCTGACCTGGGCCGAGCTGAACAGCCGGGACGGCGTGCGCGCGGACGGCTTCTTCGCGAGCCTGTTCGACTTCCGCCAGGACCAGGTCGGCGACGGCCACGGCTTCGACTACACCACCTGGTTCCGCAACGGCGAGCCGATCCTGGGGCGCATGCGCATGGGCCCGGAGTTCCCGCACGAGGTGCCCTCGCACTGGTCGGTCTACTTCGGCGTCGACCCCGGGGAGGGCACCGACGCGCTGGCGCTGAGGGCGGTGCGGCTGGGCGGCAAGATCAGCTACGAGCCGTTCGACTCGCCGTTCGGGCGCCTGGCGATCCTGGAGGACCCCACCGGGGGCACGTTCACCGTGGTGGACACCTCGCGGCGGAGCGAGTCCACCAGCCCGGTGGACGACCCGTACGACGACTGA
- a CDS encoding class I SAM-dependent methyltransferase: MSSTAENADVVPSPNIWHWPEVYEVENRAQDSAGAIWRALRTEADWAGLDVVDVGCGDGFHLPVFAETAGSVLGVEPHPPLVARARQRVAPLPNVNVVTGSAQRLPLPDASADLVHARTAYFFGPGCEPGITEALRVLRPGGQLVVVDLDGTRAPYGKWLCADTPGYHPRKIEKFFTHMGFSCHRIETLWRFPDRKSLVSVLSIEFSAKVAARAISETAGLTIPVGYRLHTLRKSTSLLLP, from the coding sequence GTGAGTTCGACCGCCGAGAACGCTGATGTGGTGCCCAGCCCGAACATCTGGCACTGGCCCGAGGTGTACGAGGTGGAGAACCGTGCCCAGGACTCGGCGGGCGCGATCTGGCGGGCCCTGCGCACAGAGGCGGACTGGGCTGGGCTGGACGTGGTCGACGTCGGCTGCGGTGACGGTTTCCACCTGCCGGTCTTCGCCGAGACCGCGGGCTCGGTGCTCGGCGTCGAACCACACCCGCCGCTCGTGGCCCGGGCCCGGCAGCGGGTCGCGCCGCTACCCAACGTCAACGTCGTCACCGGTTCGGCACAACGCCTCCCGCTGCCCGACGCCTCGGCCGACCTCGTGCACGCGCGCACCGCCTACTTCTTCGGCCCCGGCTGCGAACCCGGGATCACCGAGGCCCTGCGCGTGCTGCGCCCCGGCGGGCAGCTCGTGGTGGTCGACCTGGACGGCACCCGCGCGCCGTACGGCAAGTGGCTGTGCGCCGACACCCCGGGGTACCACCCACGCAAGATCGAGAAGTTCTTCACCCACATGGGGTTCTCGTGTCACCGGATCGAGACCCTGTGGCGTTTTCCGGACCGGAAAAGCCTGGTCTCGGTGCTCTCGATCGAGTTCTCCGCGAAGGTCGCCGCCCGCGCCATCAGCGAAACCGCAGGTCTGACCATCCCGGTCGGTTACCGCCTGCACACGCTGCGGAAATCCACGAGCCTGCTCCTGCCCTGA
- a CDS encoding threonine aldolase family protein, which yields MTAAPQRTLLVHSQRRLQPEAVLRAVAAWLPPGEGLHDVLDRLERRVAALLGKPAALFFPTGTMAQQVAVRLHAEARGRRAVAFHPYCHLDEHESQGYQVVHGLHGVRVGDRERLVTTDDLTEVAEPLAALLLELPQRSIGGRLPEWADLLAQTAWAHEHGAATHADGARFLLSQPYYDRPHAEVAAPFDSVYLSVSKAFGAGSDAFLAGEADFIARARVWRHRLGGATEVAWPALLPVEWRLDTVLPRVPEFLAKARELAARLREVPGVEVHADPPQTPLFHLLLAARPESVREVAARLSAESGVQLPRYVGALPGARTSGVELTVLDQFDDIPVEEAVGLFARLVEEARRLDEA from the coding sequence ATGACCGCCGCACCCCAGCGCACCCTGCTCGTGCACAGCCAGCGCCGCCTCCAGCCCGAGGCGGTGCTGCGCGCCGTGGCCGCGTGGCTGCCGCCGGGCGAGGGCCTGCACGACGTGCTCGACCGCCTGGAACGGCGCGTCGCCGCGCTGCTCGGCAAGCCCGCCGCGCTGTTCTTCCCCACCGGCACCATGGCCCAGCAGGTGGCCGTGCGGCTGCACGCCGAGGCCAGGGGACGGCGCGCGGTGGCCTTCCACCCGTACTGCCACCTGGACGAGCACGAGAGCCAGGGCTACCAGGTCGTGCACGGGCTGCACGGGGTACGCGTGGGCGACCGCGAGCGCCTGGTCACCACCGACGACCTCACCGAGGTGGCCGAACCGCTGGCCGCGCTGCTGCTGGAACTGCCGCAGCGGAGCATCGGCGGCCGGTTACCCGAGTGGGCGGACCTGCTCGCGCAGACCGCCTGGGCGCACGAGCACGGCGCGGCCACCCACGCCGACGGCGCGCGGTTCCTGCTCAGCCAGCCCTACTACGACCGCCCGCACGCCGAGGTCGCCGCGCCGTTCGACTCGGTCTACCTCTCGGTCAGCAAGGCCTTCGGCGCGGGCTCGGACGCCTTCCTCGCCGGTGAGGCGGACTTCATCGCGCGCGCCCGCGTCTGGCGGCACCGGCTGGGCGGCGCGACCGAGGTCGCCTGGCCCGCGCTGCTGCCCGTGGAGTGGCGCCTGGACACCGTGCTGCCGCGTGTACCGGAGTTCCTGGCCAAGGCCAGGGAGCTGGCCGCCAGGCTGCGCGAGGTGCCGGGCGTCGAGGTGCACGCGGACCCGCCGCAGACCCCGCTGTTCCACCTGCTGCTCGCCGCCCGGCCGGAGTCCGTGCGCGAGGTGGCGGCGCGGCTGAGCGCGGAGTCCGGCGTCCAGCTGCCGCGGTACGTGGGCGCGCTGCCCGGTGCGCGCACCAGCGGGGTGGAGCTGACCGTGCTGGACCAGTTCGACGACATCCCGGTCGAGGAGGCGGTGGGCCTGTTCGCGCGGCTGGTGGAGGAGGCGAGGAGGCTGGACGAGGCCTGA
- the rlmN gene encoding 23S rRNA (adenine(2503)-C(2))-methyltransferase RlmN → MTSLPLVFDAPKRGLPPRHLVDLSPAERQDAVAALGEKPFRAKQLANHYFSRLTVDPAAMTDIPAATRDKLVGDLMPPLFTELRRVTCDEGTTRKTLLRAHDGTLIESVLMRYPDRATLCISSQAGCGMACPFCATGQGGLQRNLSTAEIVEQVRLGAVAMRDGELPGGPGRLSNIVFMGMGEPLANYKRVIEAVHRICDPAPNGLGISQRSVTVSTVGLVPAIRKMTEEGLHVRLAVSLHTPDDELRDTLVPVNTRWKVAEVLQAARGYADKTGRRVSIEYALIKEINDHGWRADLLGRLLREHLGQFAHVNLIPLNPTPGSKWDASPKPVEREFVRRVEAQGVACTVRDTRGQEIAAACGQLAAEG, encoded by the coding sequence ATGACTTCCCTTCCTCTCGTCTTCGACGCGCCCAAGCGCGGCCTGCCGCCGCGGCACCTGGTGGACCTCAGCCCCGCCGAGCGGCAGGACGCCGTCGCGGCGCTGGGCGAGAAGCCGTTCCGGGCCAAGCAGCTGGCCAACCACTACTTCAGCCGCCTCACCGTCGACCCGGCCGCCATGACCGACATCCCGGCGGCCACCCGCGACAAGCTGGTCGGCGACCTCATGCCGCCGCTGTTCACCGAGCTGCGGCGCGTCACCTGCGACGAGGGCACCACGCGCAAGACCCTGCTGCGCGCGCACGACGGCACGCTGATCGAGAGCGTGCTGATGCGCTACCCGGACCGGGCCACGCTGTGCATCAGCAGCCAGGCCGGGTGCGGCATGGCCTGCCCGTTCTGCGCCACCGGCCAGGGCGGCCTGCAGCGCAACCTGTCCACCGCCGAGATCGTGGAGCAGGTGCGCCTGGGCGCGGTGGCCATGCGCGACGGCGAGCTGCCGGGCGGCCCGGGCCGCCTGTCCAACATCGTCTTCATGGGCATGGGCGAGCCGCTGGCCAACTACAAGCGCGTCATCGAGGCCGTGCACCGCATCTGCGACCCGGCCCCGAACGGCCTGGGCATCTCGCAGCGCTCGGTCACCGTGTCCACGGTCGGCCTGGTCCCCGCGATCCGCAAGATGACCGAGGAGGGCCTGCACGTCCGGCTGGCGGTCTCGCTGCACACCCCGGACGACGAGCTCCGCGACACCCTGGTGCCGGTGAACACGCGCTGGAAGGTCGCCGAAGTGCTCCAGGCCGCGCGCGGCTACGCGGACAAGACCGGCCGCCGGGTCTCCATCGAGTACGCGCTGATCAAGGAGATCAACGACCACGGCTGGCGCGCGGACCTGCTGGGCAGGCTGCTGCGCGAGCACCTGGGCCAGTTCGCGCACGTCAACCTCATCCCGCTGAACCCGACCCCGGGCAGCAAGTGGGACGCCTCGCCCAAGCCGGTGGAGCGGGAGTTCGTGCGCCGGGTCGAGGCGCAGGGCGTGGCGTGCACCGTGCGCGACACCCGGGGCCAGGAGATCGCGGCGGCCTGCGGGCAGCTCGCGGCCGAGGGCTAG
- a CDS encoding beta-class carbonic anhydrase: MSVTDELLANNSAYAESFSGPLPLPPARHVAVLACMDARINVYGVLGLQEGEAHVIRNAGGVVTEDEIRSLAISQRLLGTTEIILIHHTDCGMLTFTDDEFKAGIQAETGLKPTWSAESFRDLDIDVRQSVNRIKASPFIPHKESVRGFVFDVATGKLNEVV; the protein is encoded by the coding sequence ATGTCGGTCACCGACGAACTGCTCGCCAACAACTCCGCCTACGCCGAGTCCTTCTCCGGCCCGCTACCCCTGCCACCTGCCAGGCACGTGGCCGTGCTGGCCTGCATGGACGCCCGCATCAACGTCTACGGCGTGCTCGGGCTGCAGGAGGGTGAGGCGCACGTCATCCGCAACGCGGGCGGCGTGGTCACCGAGGACGAGATCCGCTCGCTGGCCATCAGCCAGCGCCTGCTCGGCACCACCGAGATCATCCTGATCCACCACACCGACTGCGGCATGCTCACCTTCACCGACGACGAGTTCAAGGCGGGCATCCAGGCCGAGACCGGCCTGAAGCCCACGTGGTCGGCGGAGTCCTTCCGGGACCTGGACATCGACGTGCGGCAGTCGGTGAACCGGATCAAGGCCAGCCCGTTCATCCCGCACAAGGAGTCGGTGCGCGGGTTCGTCTTCGACGTGGCCACCGGGAAGCTCAACGAGGTCGTCTGA
- a CDS encoding DUF2631 domain-containing protein, producing the protein MATAPGSELDKRHGAALDTHDEPSVEWGWHGHFPRATKIAGWVSVLAMLGMLIGNHQGWNEDVYLILTAAIMAGALVIWQIRDRTSWRR; encoded by the coding sequence GTGGCTACCGCACCTGGCTCGGAGCTGGACAAGCGGCACGGAGCCGCGCTGGACACCCACGACGAGCCGTCGGTCGAGTGGGGCTGGCACGGGCACTTCCCGCGTGCCACCAAGATCGCGGGCTGGGTCTCCGTGCTCGCCATGCTGGGCATGCTCATCGGCAACCACCAGGGCTGGAACGAGGACGTCTACCTCATCCTGACCGCCGCGATCATGGCGGGCGCGCTCGTGATCTGGCAGATCCGCGACCGCACCTCCTGGCGCCGCTGA
- a CDS encoding ABC transporter ATP-binding protein — MTGEFHPVEARTPDTYAPVEVGIYGVTRRFADQVAVNGVDLRVHEGEFFSVLGPSGCGKTTLLRMIAGFADPDAGRIELDGVDMVGVPPYRRDVNTVFQSYALFPHLSVWDNVAYGLKRKRLRGAELKRRVGEHLELVQLSGFARRRPAQLSGGQQQRVAIARALAAQPRLLLLDEPLGALDAQLRKQMQIELMRIQREVGTTFLYVTHDQEEALVLSHRIAVMNAGRVEQVGYPEDVYERPATRFVAGFIGTSNILDATVTGTDELGLELAAPGVTRLRAPLPTGRALAHGQELAVTVRPEKLHLYDLDGAEAPPEGWCALSGTVVDVVYTGLSTQYVVEVPGGTKLVAFVQNARRISDAGTPGQPVRLAWDPEFTVVLGEGK; from the coding sequence TTGACCGGTGAGTTCCACCCCGTAGAAGCACGCACCCCGGACACCTACGCACCGGTCGAGGTCGGCATCTACGGCGTGACCCGCCGTTTCGCCGACCAGGTGGCCGTGAACGGGGTGGACCTGCGGGTGCACGAGGGCGAGTTCTTCTCCGTGCTGGGCCCGTCCGGCTGCGGCAAGACCACGCTGCTGCGCATGATCGCGGGTTTCGCCGACCCGGACGCCGGGCGCATCGAGCTGGACGGCGTGGACATGGTCGGCGTCCCGCCCTACCGCCGCGACGTCAACACCGTCTTCCAGTCCTACGCGCTGTTCCCGCACCTGTCGGTGTGGGACAACGTCGCGTACGGCCTCAAGCGCAAACGCCTGCGGGGTGCCGAGCTCAAGCGGCGCGTCGGCGAGCACCTGGAGCTGGTCCAGCTGTCCGGGTTCGCCCGCCGCCGCCCGGCGCAGCTGTCCGGTGGCCAGCAGCAGCGGGTGGCCATCGCCCGCGCCCTGGCCGCGCAGCCGCGCCTGCTCCTGCTCGACGAACCCCTCGGCGCACTGGACGCGCAGCTGCGCAAGCAGATGCAGATCGAGCTGATGCGCATCCAGCGCGAGGTCGGCACCACCTTCCTCTACGTCACCCACGACCAGGAGGAGGCGCTGGTGCTCTCGCACCGCATCGCGGTGATGAACGCGGGCCGCGTCGAGCAGGTCGGCTACCCCGAGGACGTCTACGAGCGCCCGGCCACCCGGTTCGTCGCCGGGTTCATTGGCACCTCCAACATCCTCGACGCCACGGTCACCGGCACCGACGAGCTCGGCTTGGAGCTGGCCGCGCCCGGGGTCACCCGGCTGCGCGCCCCGCTGCCCACCGGCCGCGCGCTCGCGCACGGGCAGGAGCTCGCGGTCACCGTGCGCCCGGAGAAGCTGCACCTCTACGACCTCGACGGCGCCGAGGCGCCCCCGGAGGGCTGGTGCGCGCTCAGCGGCACGGTCGTGGACGTCGTCTACACCGGCCTGTCCACCCAGTACGTGGTGGAGGTGCCCGGCGGGACGAAGCTCGTCGCGTTCGTGCAGAACGCGCGCCGCATCTCGGATGCGGGCACCCCCGGCCAGCCCGTGCGGCTGGCGTGGGATCCGGAGTTCACCGTCGTTCTGGGCGAGGGGAAGTAG